The Saccharopolyspora gregorii genomic interval GGCACGGCCGCGACGGGGATGCTGTTGGTGGCGTGATGCGCGCGAACGCGGCCCGGCCGGGACGTCCGGTCGGGCCGCGTTCGTCGTCCTGCGGGTGGCGCGTCGGCTGGGCGTGGCCACCTGTTCGTCCTGGCGGGTGAGGGGCCGCTATCGGCGGGGGCGCTGCCAGGGGTGGGCTCGTTCGTAGGCGCGGCAGGCGCGCAGGACGCGGGCGTCGGAGTGGCGGGGTCCGACGATCTGCAGGCCGATGGGCAGGCCGTCGCCGGTGAACCCGCAGGGGATGCTGGCGGCGGGCTGCTGGGTCATGTTGAACGGGTAGGTGAACGGGGTCCACCCGGTCCAGCGTCGGCTGGTGGCCTCGGCGGGTGCTTCGAGGCCGGCGTCGAACGGGGCGATGCCGACGGTGGGGGTCAGCAGCAGGTCGTAGGTCTCGTGGAAGGCGCCCATGCGCTGGCCGAGGAGCATGCGGGTGTTGGTGGCTTCGAGGTAGTCCTGGGCGTCGTAGGTGAGGCCTTGTTCGACGATCTCGGCGAGCCCGGGGTCGAGCAGGGCGCGTTGGGCGTCGGTGAGGTGCTCGACGGATTTGGCGGCGCCGGAGAACCACAGCACGTGGAAGTCCTCGACGGGGTCGCTGAAGCCGGGGTCGGCGTGCTCGACGGTGGCGCCGAGTTCGGCGAAGGTGCGGGCGGCGCGGGTGACGGCGTCGGCGATCTCGGGGTCGACGGTGGCGAAGCCGAGGTCGGTGCTCAGGGCGATGCGCAGGCCGGCGACGCCGTCGTCGAGTCCGTCGAGGAAGGACTGCGCGGGTGGTTCGAGCGCGGACCAGTCGCGGCTGTCGGGTCCGCTGAGCACGTCGAGCATGAGCGCGGTCTCGGTGACGGTGGTGGTCATCGGTCCGGCGTGGGCCATGGTGCCGTAGGGGCTGGCGGGGTAGTGGGGGATGCGCCCGTAGGTGGGTTTGATGGTGCAGATGCCGCAGAAGGCCGCGGGGATGCGCACGGATCCGCCGCCGTCGGTGCCGATGGCCAGGGGCGCCATGCCGAGTGCGACGGCGGCGCCTGCTCCGCCGCTGGAGCCGCCGGGGGTGCGCTCGGGGTTCCAGGGGTTGCGGGTGATGCCGTTGAGGGTGTTGTCGGTGACGCCCTTCCAGGCGAGTTCGGGGGTGGTGGTCTTGCCGACGAACACGGCTCCGTGTTCGCGCAGCCGGGCGACGGCGGGTGCGTCGGCGGTCCAGGGCTGGTGGGGGTCGATGGTGCGGGAGCCGCGGAGGGTGGGCCAGTCCCGGGTGAGGAAGATGTCCTTGATGGAGGTGGGCACGCCGTCGAGGCGGCCGCGGGGTTCGCCGCGGGACCAGCGGTCTTCGGCGGCGCGGGCCTGGTCGAGGGCGCGGTCGGCGTCGACGAGGCAGTAGGCGTTGACGGCGGGGTCGGCGTCGGCGATGCGGGCGAGGGTGGCTTCGGTGGCTTCGACGGGGGAGAGCTCTCGGGTGGCGAAGCGTTCGAGCATGTCGGTGGCGGTGAGGTCCGCCGGGGTGGTGGCGTGGGTGGGTGCCGCGTCTGGGGTCGAGGTCATCGGTTCCGCTCCGTTCCGCTGACGTAGCCGCGCTGCTTGTCCACTACGTTGCGCAGTTCGCCGCCGTGGGCGTAGCTGCGCAGGTTGTCCAGGAAGAGTTCCACCAGTTCGGTGGTCCAGCCGATGGTGTCGCCGGACATGTGCGGGGAGATCAGGACGTTGGGCATCTCCCACAGGGGTGAGGTGCTGGGGAGGGGTTCGGTGTCGAAGACGTCGAG includes:
- a CDS encoding amidase, which produces MTSTPDAAPTHATTPADLTATDMLERFATRELSPVEATEATLARIADADPAVNAYCLVDADRALDQARAAEDRWSRGEPRGRLDGVPTSIKDIFLTRDWPTLRGSRTIDPHQPWTADAPAVARLREHGAVFVGKTTTPELAWKGVTDNTLNGITRNPWNPERTPGGSSGGAGAAVALGMAPLAIGTDGGGSVRIPAAFCGICTIKPTYGRIPHYPASPYGTMAHAGPMTTTVTETALMLDVLSGPDSRDWSALEPPAQSFLDGLDDGVAGLRIALSTDLGFATVDPEIADAVTRAARTFAELGATVEHADPGFSDPVEDFHVLWFSGAAKSVEHLTDAQRALLDPGLAEIVEQGLTYDAQDYLEATNTRMLLGQRMGAFHETYDLLLTPTVGIAPFDAGLEAPAEATSRRWTGWTPFTYPFNMTQQPAASIPCGFTGDGLPIGLQIVGPRHSDARVLRACRAYERAHPWQRPRR